A DNA window from Sylvia atricapilla isolate bSylAtr1 chromosome 6, bSylAtr1.pri, whole genome shotgun sequence contains the following coding sequences:
- the LOC136362846 gene encoding tumor necrosis factor alpha-induced protein 2-like, producing the protein MMKMLPFFQSGPFGIRSGSEGCIDANRPFENNSASVAEQVPACPEPSADEIWSREEKMREMPGAACRASRASSITSNESCISAGDSPEKGNKGIKGMLKSAFKIVKKTKPPSVKQVMDLLGEQKLCDAIQHLFVLEKSLSSKSEEGLNSSQKDIESVYEVLKHKVFSTLKDSVLLAKTNPDLLQQAVEALKEQEKEDQNYMSENPPDQNMQFRPRKWKELWMATVKESVEARMKDTNRTPRNENLSAVGQNLLHMGMTMKEDLTVVAKYINKLYPPEFNVFSIYAELYHNYFASQAKKNAESHLEDKDIYLLLSWVHNFYPKDMRKDQALAVELDKVKLGSLLPSSLSKELENKYLDSEEVTVKNSLSRCLDKEIQRWKEDKEPEKLNGHFQSELLGIIVIQSIYSSQKRAEDISKATGEELSHRLLKELPAFLRSYRDAFEDFKEKSKKHRYYKPILIANINNCWNFREYTEKYIAEKDDSKADILSILTDIENSGFDVLLQQLFAQLKPMFKKFTENKWDSSSEIMNEIIKTTSKHISDFKTLKDPFYHAIVEKIHARLVKEYIVRLLKRKVSLKTPAQQQTLAQHISKNAADLEAFCTSNGSQATWLNSALPKLAEIIRLQDLGAIKIEVATLATTYPDIRKRHLEAFLHIKANLSRSELKSILGYLADSTASTQPRAPLFSNINVS; encoded by the exons atgatgaaaatgttACCTTTTTTCCAAAGTGGTCCTTTTGGAATACGCAGTGGATCAGAGGGTTGCATTGATGCAAACAGgccatttgaaaataattcagcatCAGTAGCTGAGCAagtccctgcctgtcctgaaCCTTCTGCAGATGAAATCTGGTCCAGAGAGGAGAAGATGAGAGAAATGCCGGGGGCAGCCTGCAGAGCTTCACGTGCCTCTTCCATCACGAGCAATGAGAGTTGCATCTCTGCCGGGGACAGCCCTGAGAAAGGGaacaaaggaataaaaggaatgcttaaaagtgcatttaaaatagttaaaaagACCAAGCCACCCAGTG TCAAACAAGTCATGGATCTCCTTGGAGAGCAAAAGCTTTGTGATGCCATTCAACATCTGTTTGTCCTGGAAAAGAGCCTGTCTAGCAAAAGTGAGGAAGGACTGAACAGCAGTCAGAAAGACATTGAATCTGTCTATGAAGTTCTGAAGCACAAAGTCTTCAGCACCTTGAAAGATTCTGTGCTGCTtgcaaaaacaaacccagaccTACTGCAGCAGGCAGTGGAGGCTTtaaaagagcaggagaaagaagacCAGAACTACATGTCAGAGAATCCACCTGACCAAAATATGCAATTTAGACCTAGAAAATGGAAAGAGCTTTGGATGGCTACAGTAAAGGAGTCGGTGGAGGCTCGAATGAAAGACACAAACCGTACTCCTAGAAATGAGAACCTTTCTGCAGTTGGCCAGAACCTCCTGCACATGGGAATGACAATGAAAGAAGATTTGACAGTGGTTGCCAAGTATATTAACAAGCTATATCCTCCTGAGTTTAATGTGTTCAGCATATATGCAGAACTCTACCACAATTATTTTGCCTCgcaggcaaagaaaaatgctgagtCTCATCTGGAAGACAAGGATATTTACCTTCTTCTCTCATGGGTGCACAACTTTTATCCAAA AGACATGAGAAAAGATCAGGCTTTAGCCGTGGAGTTGGATAAAGTTAAGCTTGGAAGCCTTTTGCCTTCAAGTCTTAGCAAAGAGcttgaaaataaataccttGACAGTGAAGAG GTTACTGTCAAAAATTCACTGAGCAGATGTTTAGATAAGGAAATCCAAAGATGGAAAGAAGACAAGGAACCAGAGAAGCTAAATGGGCATTTTCAGAGTGAACTACTAGGAATAATTGTTATCCAG AGTATCTACAGCAGCCAGAAGCGAGCTGAGGACATCAGCAAGGCCACGGGTGAGGAGCTGTCCCATCGGCTGCTGAAGGAGCTGCCAGCCTTTCTGAGGAG CTACAGGGATGCCTTTGAAGACttcaaggagaaaagcaagaagCACAGATACTACAAGCCTATACTGATTGCAAATATTAACAACTGCTGGAATTTTAG AGAATACACGGAGAAATACATAGCAGAGAAGGACGACAGTAAAGCTGATAtcctcagcatcctcactgATATTGAAAACAGTGGCTTTGATGTGCTGCTTCAACAGCTCTTTGCCCAGCTGAAG ccAATGTTCAAGAAGTTTACAGAGAATAAGTGGGACTCCAGCAGTGAAATAATGAATGAGATCATTAAAACCACCAGCAAACATATTTCAGACTTCAAGACCTTAAAGGACCCATTTTACCAT GCTATTGTTGAGAAGATCCATGCCCGTTTGGTTAAAGAGTACATTGTGAGGCTGCTGAAGAGGAAGGTCAGCCTGAaaactccagcacagcagcaaacGCTGGCCCAACACATCTCCAAGAATGCTGCTGACCTGGAAGCCTTCTGCACCAGCAAT GGATCTCAAGCCACATGGCTGAATTCAGCACTCCCCAAACTGGCTGAAATAATCCGACTTCAGGATTTAGGTGCTATTAAAATTGAAGTTGCAACACTCGCCACAACATACCCAGATATCCG gaaaaggcACCTGGAAGCATTCCTGCACATCAAAGCCAATTTGTCACGCAGTGAACTCAAAAGCATCCTGGGCTACTTGGCGGACAGCACAGCAtccacacagcccagggccCCGCTCTTCTCCAACATAAACGTGTCCTAG